The sequence CATCACGAAGAACTGCTCGTTCTCGCGGGCGTCGGGTCCGGCGAGGAAGTCGCGCACCGCCTCGCTACGCCCCAGCATCTGGCGGATGTCATCGGCGGTGGCGAACAAGGCATGCACCAGCGGGTCCGTGGCAAAGGCCTGGCGATTGACGTCCAGCGGACCGGGCAGGGCCGCAACCAGTCCATCGCAGTAGTTCAATGCGTGCGTGATGGGCGCGCTCAGGGCATCGTCAAAATCCGCGACCGCCGCCCTGAGCATCGGGTCGATCAGTTCGGCGGCACGCTCGAGTGCTTCGCGCACCGCCGGATCGGGCGGCGGCGACGGTTTCAGGAAATCGGCGACGGCGGAGAAGAGGCTCACGAGGCAGCTCGGGCACGGACGGTCGGCAGGTTTTGGCGCCGTTCGGGCGCCCGGAGGCGTGGCGTATCCGCTCGCCCCGCCATACGCAATTTAGCCACATTCATGCCGGTTTCAATGCGCGCGCCGCGCAGCGGATAGACAAGGGCCTCCCCGCGATACACGGATAGGCCATATCAGGCTTGCGCGCTATCGCGCCCGCGCCATCGGCGGGATGATCGGGTTTCCTGCGGATGCGGCGGAGGCGGACATGTACGAGGTGGCGCATTTCATCGGCGGCGCGCGCAGCACGGGCAGTGGCCGTCGCCATGGCGAGGTCTTCGATCCGGCGCTGGGCGAGGCGGTCGGGCGGGTGGCGCTCGGCGACACCGAGGACGTGAATGCGGCGGTGGCCGTGGCGCTCGCCGCCTGGCCCGCCTGGGCGGACGCTTCCGCCCTGCGGCGCGCGCGGGTGCTGATGCGCTTCAAGGTATTGCTGGAGACGCACCAGGACGCACTCGCCGCCTGCATCACCCGCGAGCACGGCAAGGTTCATGCGGACGCGCTGGGCGAGGTACAGCGCGGGCTCGAAGTGGTGGAGTTCGCCTGCGGCATCCCCCAGCTCCTCAAGGGCGAATACAGCGAGCAGGTGGCGCGCGGCGTGGATAGCTATTCGATGCGCCAGCCCTTGGGCGTGGTCGCCGGCATCACGCCCTTCAACTTCCCGGCCATGGTCCCGATGTGGATGTTTCCGGTGGCCATTGCCTGCGGCAATTGCTTCGTACTCAAACCCTCGGAACGCGATCCCTCGGCCAGCCTGATGATCGCGGACCTGCTGCATGAGGCCGGTTTGCCCGAGGGCGTCTTCAACGTGGTGCAGGGCGACCGCGAAACGGTTGAAGCGCTGATGCGACACCCCGACGTGCGCGCCGTGAGCTTCGTCGGCTCCACGCCGATCGCGCGCAGCCTCTACGAGCAGGGCGCGGCGCAGGGCAAGCGGGTACAGGCCCTGGGCGGCGCCAAGAACCACATGGTGGTGATGCCCGACGCCGAGCTGGAACAGACTGTTGATGCGCTCATGGGCGCGGCCTACGGCTCGGCCGGCGAGCGCTGCATGGCGATCTCCGTCGCGGTGGCGGTGGGCAGCGTGGCCGACGCGCTGGTCGCGCGGCTCGCCGAGCGCATCGCCGGCCTGCGCGTGGGGCCGGGCGACGCGCCGGAGTCCGAGATGGGCCCGCTGGTCACCCGCACGCACTGCGACAAGGTGCGCGACTACATCGCCGAGGGCGTGGCCGAGGGCGCGCAGCTCGTGGCCGACGGCCGCACGCTGAAGTTGCCCGGCCACGCGCAGGGCTTCTTCCTCGGCGCCAGCCTCTTCGACCATGTACAGCCGACGATGCGCATCTATCGCGAGGAGATCTTCGGGCCGGTGCTCTGCGTGCTGCGGGTGCCGGACTTCGAGGCGGCGCTCGCGCTCGTCAACGCCCATGCCTTTGGCAACGGCACCGCGGTCTTCACCCGCGACGGCGACTGCGCACGCGAGTTCGTGCGACGGGTCGAGGTCGGCATGGTCGGGGTCAACGTGCCGATCCCGGTGCCTATGGCCTTTCACAGCTTCGGCGGCTGGAAGGCCTCGCTCTTCGGCGACCACGCCATGCACGGCGCCGAGGGCGTGCGCTTCTATACCCGGCTCAAGACGGTGACCAGCCGCTGGCCCACGGGCATCCGCGCCGGCGCGCAGTTCACCATGCCGACGCTGGAGTGAGCCGGTCCGCCGCATGCCCGCCCTGGGCGAAGCTTGCGTTCGCGAGGCCCGAGCCGACACCGGCGTCCAGCAGGGCCGCGGCCAGATCCTCGCGCGAGCTCACGCCCAGTTGCCGGTAGGCGCGACGCACGTGGTCGACCACCGTGCTCGCGCCAAGGCCCAGGTCCGCGGCGATCGTCCGCTGCGCCTGTCCTTCCGCGAGGCGCACGCAGATGCGCTGCTGCTGCGCGCTCAGGCCGAGCGCGTGGGCGCCGCGGGCTTTGACCAGGCGCGTTGGCGCCAGCAACTGCCCGTGCAACACCACCAAGCCTTCGTCCGGCTCCGCGGCCAATGCCTGCATCACGTAGGCGCGCCACAGGAAATGGCCCCAGCGATTGTGGAATTCACGGCGGGCGGGCGCCGCCGGAAGGCCGCGTTCGATGCGGCGCAGCTGCAGGAGCAGCTGACCCAACGCAGGCGGCAAGGCGCCGTGTGTCCAGGCGCCAGAGAGCGTGTCGTCGCTCATCAGGCGCAACAGGCGTTCGGCTCCCATGCCGCGGTGCAGGATGCGGCCCGCGCGATCGACGATGAGCGCGGACCCCTCTTCGGCCGCGACGCACGCGACGGCCTCCCGCGCCGGCTGCCTGACCGCATGGAGAACGTGGGGGCCGAAGCTCTCCAGCACCTTCTGCTCGGCCGCCATGAAGCTAGGGCGGCCCGGTCGCCGCGCCATCCAGAGGCAGCCCCAGCCGCGCCGGTGGTCCCGCACGACGGCGACCATCCAGTGCCGGTGGTCGCAGGGGCGCACGACCTCGTTGAAGAACTCGCTGGCGGTGAACTGCTTGTCGATGTGGGCCGAGTTCGTGCAGCGCGGTCCGGTGCGCATCCAGTCGCGGAAGTCGCCGATGAGGGCGCCGATATGGCCGTTCAGGCGCAGCTGTTGGTAAGTGGACACGCTGTCATAGACCGCCTCGTCCTCGGCGTAGACGGATGCGAGGTCGTAGTCCTCGCCGGCCCAGAAGAACATGCCGTGGTCTGCGTCGACATGCTCGCGCAGCGCTTGTGCTACCGCTGGAATGACCTGTGTGTCGGGTAGGCCGAGCGAACACAGGTGCCGGATGTATGCGCTGCGTCGTGATCCCTTTTTGAGCTTCATGCGATGCCTCCCTTCCTTGGCGGGGGTGGACATTGGGGGCGCGCATCGCGGCGTCTGCTGAAGACGTCATAGCAAGCAGGAGGAAGGTCTGCGGCCTTGCTGTCGTGACAACAGCGGTGAGATGTCACGGTCGACTTTGCCGAGGTGACATCAGGCCTTGAGGCGGCGTCGACAAGACGACGCGCACCCACCTGCGTGATGGGCGCGCGAGAGTACGGAGCGGGGACGGGCTGGGTGTTTGCTCAGCGCGGATCGCGCTTGCCTGAGGTCCGCCGGCGCGACAGCGAGAGGGCAGCAAGCCCGAGCCAGGCCATGCCCAGGCTTGCCGGCTCCGGCAGTTCTTCGACCTCGCGCGGAAGCGCCAGCACTTGCAGGGATACGCCGCCCGCGTTGTCCGGCACGTAGTAGTCGCGCAGGGTGAAGGCGAGTTCGGTGGTGGCGGGCAGCTCGAAGATCGCGCGGAAGTCGCGTACCGCGGGCATGGTGGCCAGCTGGGCGGCCGAGTAGGCGCGAGCCTGAGCCTCGCCGTACAGGATGACCTTCTGGCTCGCCGCGTCGGCGATCACGAAGGCCCAGGCCCAGCTCGGGGATTCGCCGGTGTTGAAGCTCCAGCCTTCGAAGAGCCCGCCGGACAGGCCTCCGGCATAGGTGATCGCGTAGCGGCCGGCGCCCAGGGTGAGCGTTTCGGGCGTGCCGATGAAGTTGATGTGCTGGCCAGGCAGGGGCGCGGGATCGCTGCCGCCCCAGTCGTAAGTGAAGCCGTGGCTGGCGTCCAGGTTGATGATGGTGGCATGGCCCGCCAGCGGCATGGCGAGCAGGACGGCAGGCAGAAGTGCGCGGAGGGTCTTCATGGCATACCTCGGGGAATGGCAGGGCCTCGTCAGAGGAGAGCGTCGGGAGCCATTCACCGTAGGTAGTGCGGTCGGCCAGCGTCAAACCGTCGAGCACCTCTTGTGGAGCCGCGCGCAAGCGCGCCGGGCCTTCTCTGGCAAGGTCGTAGCGGGCTTCGAACGGGGCTGGGCGCGGCGGCGCATTTTCCCCCTTCAGTGGGGGCAATTCGGTGCCGATGTTCCGCCCTGCGCACCGCGGCCTGTGGCCACCGAAAAGAGCGGCCGCTTTGGTTTCTTCTGCGACAACTGCTGCGGTGCGGGCCACGAGGAAATGAGCGGGCACCTCATCGTCCGCGACTAAGGGAGCGCGGCCAAGGGGCGGCTCAAGCGGAGCCGCGCCGAAGTTTCGACGCGCCCCCGCCTGCAGGGAGTCCTCAGGCCTGCGTCTTGGTCGCGGCGATAACCGTCTCTCGTTTGATCGTGGTGCTCACGGCTGCGGCGGAGAGCATGCCGGCAGCAAAGGTCAGCGCAAAGGCTGCGAGGTATTCGAGCGGAGAGTTCGCGTTCGGGTTCATGTGTCGCTCCGAGAAAATGCCGTTTCGGCGGGAGTGATCTGAATCTGGTCCGCGGCTTGATGTGGCGCAAGACCGGGTGGGTCAAAGACTGTGACATCGCCGATCGGCCTCAAGCCGCGGACGCCTCTGCCGTTATTGGGCCCCGCGCAATGCCGCGGGCTCGGAAATAACCTCGTTTGGCGCGGCCGCCGAGCCGGGCGCGAACCGTGTGGCTGCGTGACTCCCAACGCCATCCGCCTGCGGAGGGGACGAGCCGCTGAAAACAGCTAGGCGCCGGCTTCGTCGCGCAGCCAGCTGCGCAAGTTGGCGAGTGCGACGCTCTCGGCCTGCGCCTGCGGATAGAGCAGGTAGTAGGACACGCGCAGCGAGCTCTCCGTGCGCAGCGGGTGCGAGAGCCGGCCAGCGGCGAGGTCGTACTCGACCAGGAGGTCCTGCGCCAGCGCCACGCCCTCGCCGTCGATGGCGGCCTGCAGGGCCGCGGCGGTGTCCGTGCATTCGCGCAGGACGGTGGCGGCGTCCGGCTCCAGACCTGCTTCGTCGAGCCAGCGGTCCCAGTTCGGACGGTGCGAGCCGCGGCCGTCGGCGCGCTCGGTGAGCAGCGTGTGTGTGAGCAGCTCGCGTGGCGCAGACAGGGCGTTCGCGAGCGCCGGCTGGCAGACCGGACTCACGCAGGTGCTGGCGATGCGCTCGCAGCCGAAGTGCGGATCGCTCAACTGCCGGTCCGAGAGCGCCAGCTCGCAGTCCTGCAGGCTGCCGTCAGCGACGATCTCCAGCCGCTGTTCCGGATGCCGCGTGAAGAAGCGGTAGAGCCGCGGCACCAGCCATTTGGCCGCCAGCACCGCCGGCACTGCGATGCGCAGGGCTTGCGCCTGATCCTGCCGCAGCAGATCGGTGGCCTGGCGGATCGCCAGGAAGGCGTCGCGGATACGCGGCAGGTAGTGCTCGCCCGCGGGCGTCAGGCGCAGGCGGTTGTTGCGGCGTTCGAAGAGCGCGAGACCGAGGAAATCCTCCAGCTGCCGCACTTGGTGACTGACCGCCGCATTGGTCACATGCAACGCTTCCGCGGCCTTGGTGAAGCTCTGCAGC is a genomic window of Niveibacterium sp. SC-1 containing:
- a CDS encoding CoA-acylating methylmalonate-semialdehyde dehydrogenase; protein product: MYEVAHFIGGARSTGSGRRHGEVFDPALGEAVGRVALGDTEDVNAAVAVALAAWPAWADASALRRARVLMRFKVLLETHQDALAACITREHGKVHADALGEVQRGLEVVEFACGIPQLLKGEYSEQVARGVDSYSMRQPLGVVAGITPFNFPAMVPMWMFPVAIACGNCFVLKPSERDPSASLMIADLLHEAGLPEGVFNVVQGDRETVEALMRHPDVRAVSFVGSTPIARSLYEQGAAQGKRVQALGGAKNHMVVMPDAELEQTVDALMGAAYGSAGERCMAISVAVAVGSVADALVARLAERIAGLRVGPGDAPESEMGPLVTRTHCDKVRDYIAEGVAEGAQLVADGRTLKLPGHAQGFFLGASLFDHVQPTMRIYREEIFGPVLCVLRVPDFEAALALVNAHAFGNGTAVFTRDGDCAREFVRRVEVGMVGVNVPIPVPMAFHSFGGWKASLFGDHAMHGAEGVRFYTRLKTVTSRWPTGIRAGAQFTMPTLE
- a CDS encoding LysR substrate-binding domain-containing protein gives rise to the protein MASNRLPPLNALRVFEVAAELQSFTKAAEALHVTNAAVSHQVRQLEDFLGLALFERRNNRLRLTPAGEHYLPRIRDAFLAIRQATDLLRQDQAQALRIAVPAVLAAKWLVPRLYRFFTRHPEQRLEIVADGSLQDCELALSDRQLSDPHFGCERIASTCVSPVCQPALANALSAPRELLTHTLLTERADGRGSHRPNWDRWLDEAGLEPDAATVLRECTDTAAALQAAIDGEGVALAQDLLVEYDLAAGRLSHPLRTESSLRVSYYLLYPQAQAESVALANLRSWLRDEAGA
- a CDS encoding helix-turn-helix transcriptional regulator, whose protein sequence is MKLKKGSRRSAYIRHLCSLGLPDTQVIPAVAQALREHVDADHGMFFWAGEDYDLASVYAEDEAVYDSVSTYQQLRLNGHIGALIGDFRDWMRTGPRCTNSAHIDKQFTASEFFNEVVRPCDHRHWMVAVVRDHRRGWGCLWMARRPGRPSFMAAEQKVLESFGPHVLHAVRQPAREAVACVAAEEGSALIVDRAGRILHRGMGAERLLRLMSDDTLSGAWTHGALPPALGQLLLQLRRIERGLPAAPARREFHNRWGHFLWRAYVMQALAAEPDEGLVVLHGQLLAPTRLVKARGAHALGLSAQQQRICVRLAEGQAQRTIAADLGLGASTVVDHVRRAYRQLGVSSREDLAAALLDAGVGSGLANASFAQGGHAADRLTPASAW